In the Pseudomonadota bacterium genome, ATTCGTCTACCGGAATAGCAGGCAAGGTTACTATCTGTACCGTACCTCTTGAGCCAAGATCAATAGAGATTTTCGCTATGGCTTCATTGTTGGCGGCATCAAGGATACTGATAAAATCATACTGCCCCAATACAGCGTACTGGGCAAGCACCTTTGCACCCATATTTTCGATCTCTCTGTTTACTTCCTCGATCCTTTCCGGATGTTTCTTAATCGTTTTCCTACCGTCGTCTGTTAATGTACTTATCATAATATATATTGGCATGTAATCACCCCCTTTCTTTCCTATATTTTAATTGAGAAGGATTTATTGTCAACAATTATTTTTCTTTTTAAAAGTAATTAGACGGAAAATAACATGCAATAATTTTCACATAATACACTTTATGTTATTTTTGTGTTGCAATGGGACAATCTTTATACTAAAAATAAGAGCCAAAATACGTGATGTATTTTTTTATTTATTGTTATTTTATTCACATAT is a window encoding:
- a CDS encoding GYD domain-containing protein, translating into MPIYIMISTLTDDGRKTIKKHPERIEEVNREIENMGAKVLAQYAVLGQYDFISILDAANNEAIAKISIDLGSRGTVQIVTLPAIPVDEFITKMT